A part of Gemmatimonadaceae bacterium genomic DNA contains:
- a CDS encoding ABC transporter permease, translated as MGILSGIRARLRALFKRTTADRELSEEIQFHIELETEKNVRLGMPPAEARRAALAHFGGVLRVREDHRDVRRLQWIEDFVTDARFAVRSLRRSPALAGAAIVTLALGIGANVAIFSAVNAVVLQPLPFPDQDRLMVITEENPEKHWHLQVAAPANLLDWRAGVSDFADVSGHVDGVGHATLTGRGDPQLLMSGYVTGNFFSTLGQRAALGRVFDFEDTWTHGKHHVAVLSDRGWRSHFGADPSIVGKSIVIDGQSVEVVGVTQPGFAFPTDNVDVWQSIEWDKTKTGDIGFRRAHYMRAVARLKPGVTQEHANAQLQAVVARLKHDYPATNKVMGAAMMPMHDFLVGDTRLPLLVLLTSVGFLLLIACANVGNLLLVQAAARSRESALRLALGAGRARLVRQAMAESVVLSAVGGLCGLGVGWAGTRAFVRLQPANMLRVREFGLDGPVLGYVVAITLVSAMVFGIAPALWTRHRNPADSLKEGGRVAVTGGRARRWGDLLVMSEVALALLMSVGAGLLVRSFMAIRDVDPGFDTHGVLAAAVQLNAKYDTAPKIDGFMRSFEQRLHAIPTVTAAALSSNVPFNGTSYTTDFIVAGWPDGKYGTEIGNRTVTPTYFATMKVPLLRGRVFGPEDRVGSTPVLLINQALASQYFAGQDPVGQRLAFAKAVTKDTRWYTIIGVVGSEHVDALDVTPRIECFHAEAQEPSPYMVALLRTSGDPTSLVPSVRATLRDLDPNLTLLEVKTMDAMRSASLARARFLTTLLVAFAVIGVVLSVVGVYGVLAHTSRNRTREMGIRVALGAQASQVRWLVVRQGLRLAVGGLFVGLVIALFATRVMTKLLFHVAPNDPGTLVGVIVLLAATSAVSAWIPASAASRADPVVALRAD; from the coding sequence ATGGGCATTCTCTCCGGCATTCGCGCGCGCCTCCGCGCGCTCTTCAAGCGCACCACCGCCGATCGCGAGCTCTCCGAGGAGATTCAGTTCCATATCGAGCTCGAGACGGAAAAGAACGTTCGCCTGGGGATGCCGCCCGCCGAAGCGCGCCGTGCGGCGCTGGCGCACTTCGGTGGCGTGCTGCGCGTGCGCGAGGACCATCGCGACGTGCGACGGCTGCAATGGATCGAGGACTTCGTGACGGACGCGCGCTTCGCGGTGCGCTCGCTCCGCCGCAGTCCCGCGCTCGCGGGCGCCGCGATCGTCACGCTGGCGCTTGGCATTGGCGCCAACGTCGCGATCTTCTCCGCCGTGAACGCGGTCGTGCTGCAGCCGCTGCCGTTCCCGGACCAGGATCGGTTGATGGTCATCACCGAGGAGAATCCGGAGAAGCATTGGCATCTCCAGGTCGCGGCGCCGGCAAATTTGCTCGATTGGCGCGCCGGCGTGTCCGACTTCGCCGACGTCTCCGGCCACGTCGACGGCGTCGGACACGCAACGCTCACCGGCCGCGGCGATCCACAGTTGCTCATGAGCGGCTACGTCACCGGCAATTTCTTCTCGACGCTTGGCCAGCGCGCGGCGCTCGGGCGCGTGTTCGATTTCGAGGATACGTGGACGCACGGCAAGCATCACGTCGCCGTGCTGAGCGATCGGGGCTGGCGCAGTCACTTCGGCGCCGATCCCTCGATCGTCGGCAAGTCGATCGTCATCGATGGACAGTCGGTCGAAGTCGTCGGCGTTACGCAACCGGGATTCGCCTTTCCCACCGACAACGTCGATGTCTGGCAGTCGATCGAATGGGACAAGACCAAGACGGGAGACATCGGCTTTCGCCGCGCGCACTACATGCGTGCCGTCGCCCGCCTCAAGCCGGGCGTGACGCAGGAGCACGCGAACGCGCAGTTGCAGGCAGTCGTCGCGCGCCTCAAGCACGACTATCCCGCGACGAACAAGGTGATGGGCGCCGCGATGATGCCCATGCACGACTTCCTCGTCGGCGATACACGGCTGCCGCTGCTCGTGCTGCTCACGTCTGTCGGTTTCCTCCTGCTCATCGCGTGCGCGAACGTCGGCAATCTCCTCCTCGTGCAAGCGGCCGCCCGCTCGCGCGAATCGGCGTTGCGGCTCGCGCTCGGCGCCGGTCGCGCGCGACTCGTTCGGCAAGCGATGGCTGAAAGCGTTGTCTTGTCGGCGGTCGGCGGACTGTGTGGCTTGGGCGTGGGCTGGGCGGGAACGCGCGCGTTCGTGCGTCTTCAGCCGGCGAACATGCTGCGCGTCCGGGAGTTCGGCCTCGACGGCCCCGTACTCGGCTACGTCGTGGCGATCACGCTCGTGAGCGCGATGGTCTTCGGCATTGCGCCGGCGCTGTGGACGCGCCACCGGAATCCGGCCGATTCACTGAAGGAAGGCGGCCGCGTTGCCGTGACGGGTGGCCGCGCGCGTCGCTGGGGGGATTTGCTCGTGATGAGCGAGGTCGCGCTCGCGCTGTTGATGAGCGTCGGTGCGGGCTTGCTCGTGCGCAGCTTCATGGCCATTCGCGACGTCGATCCCGGCTTCGACACGCACGGCGTGCTCGCCGCCGCGGTACAGCTCAACGCGAAGTATGACACCGCGCCGAAGATCGACGGATTCATGCGGAGCTTCGAACAGCGTCTGCACGCGATTCCAACCGTCACCGCCGCCGCGCTCTCGTCCAACGTTCCGTTCAACGGCACGTCATACACGACGGACTTCATCGTCGCGGGATGGCCGGACGGAAAGTACGGCACCGAGATCGGCAACCGGACCGTGACGCCAACTTACTTCGCGACGATGAAAGTGCCGTTGCTGCGCGGTCGTGTGTTCGGGCCGGAGGATCGGGTTGGGTCGACGCCCGTGCTGCTGATCAATCAGGCGCTCGCGTCGCAATACTTCGCCGGGCAGGATCCCGTTGGACAGCGGCTCGCGTTCGCGAAGGCGGTGACGAAGGACACGCGGTGGTACACGATCATCGGCGTCGTCGGCAGCGAACACGTCGATGCGCTCGACGTCACGCCGCGGATCGAGTGCTTTCACGCGGAAGCGCAGGAGCCGTCCCCATACATGGTGGCGTTGCTGCGGACGAGCGGCGATCCGACGTCCCTCGTGCCGTCGGTGCGCGCGACGCTCCGCGATCTCGATCCCAATCTCACGCTGCTCGAGGTCAAGACGATGGACGCCATGCGCAGCGCGTCGCTCGCGCGGGCGCGGTTCCTGACGACCTTGCTCGTGGCATTCGCGGTGATCGGTGTCGTGCTGTCCGTCGTCGGCGTGTATGGCGTGCTTGCGCATACGTCGCGCAATCGCACGCGAGAGATGGGCATTCGCGTCGCACTCGGCGCGCAGGCGTCGCAGGTGCGCTGGCTCGTCGTGCGGCAGGGATTGCGGCTTGCCGTGGGCGGGTTGTTCGTCGGGCTCGTGATCGCGCTGTTCGCGACGCGGGTGATGACGAAACTCCTATTTCATGTCGCGCCAAACGATCCGGGAACGCTGGTCGGCGTGATCGTGCTGCTGGCGGCAACGAGCGCGGTCTCGGCGTGGATCCCTGCGTCCGCGGCCAGTCGCGCCGATCCGGTGGTGGCGTTGCGGGCGGATTGA
- a CDS encoding efflux RND transporter periplasmic adaptor subunit, with protein sequence MMRIIRRVGLAALTAAALGTIGCSSAPAKKGPPATPVRVATATLVNAPIDILASGVVEPMQTVAVTAQVSGSLLSSAFKEGDFVQKGQVLFHIDPRPLDAAVDQARAALARDEAQAEAARRDDERYKKLADMGYVSRSQSDQAHATAVAQAATAQADRAALRSAEVNLGFATIRAPIAGRTGSLLVRPGNNVGPSTGPLVVINQLSPVLVRFPVLEQDFDGLQRAVAAHPLVVTANASDSTPTSERGQLSFLDNTVDSLTGTVTGKARFENVGRRMWPGELVFLTIELDVQRGVVGVPTDAVLTGQQGAYVYVVDNTGRATTRNVAPGVQVNDLTVVRSGLQAGERVVIDGQSRLNPGSKVAIINTNGDTSRAGGLETTSGTAAGELSNPNYTTAGRAGGSGSAAPEGQGRGTPGGSAADTRVAPTRGNAGSFVQSPSAQTTPQTRTIQTPATTPSVTRTPTGATTPATITPGSTTPAGGRGGTPTTRTAPTPPATGRPPGSPGAPTTGPGRP encoded by the coding sequence ATGATGAGGATCATTCGACGCGTGGGGCTCGCCGCGCTGACGGCCGCCGCGTTGGGAACTATCGGGTGCAGTAGTGCGCCGGCGAAAAAGGGACCGCCCGCGACGCCGGTGCGCGTCGCGACGGCAACGCTCGTCAACGCGCCCATCGACATCTTGGCGAGCGGCGTCGTCGAGCCCATGCAAACCGTTGCCGTCACGGCGCAGGTGAGCGGTTCGCTATTGAGCAGCGCGTTCAAGGAAGGCGACTTCGTTCAGAAGGGACAGGTGCTGTTTCACATCGATCCGCGTCCGCTAGACGCGGCGGTCGATCAAGCGCGCGCGGCGCTCGCACGCGATGAAGCACAGGCCGAAGCCGCACGTCGCGATGACGAACGATACAAGAAGCTGGCGGACATGGGATACGTCAGTCGTTCGCAGTCCGATCAAGCGCATGCAACGGCCGTCGCGCAGGCGGCGACCGCGCAAGCTGATCGCGCTGCATTACGCTCCGCCGAAGTGAATCTCGGCTTCGCGACGATTCGCGCGCCGATTGCCGGTCGCACAGGAAGTCTGCTGGTTCGGCCGGGAAACAACGTGGGACCGTCGACCGGTCCGCTCGTCGTGATCAATCAGCTCAGTCCCGTGCTCGTGCGCTTTCCGGTGCTCGAGCAGGACTTCGACGGGCTGCAGCGCGCGGTCGCGGCGCATCCACTCGTCGTCACGGCGAATGCCAGCGACAGCACGCCGACGAGCGAGCGCGGGCAGCTCAGCTTTCTCGACAACACCGTGGACTCGCTCACCGGCACCGTCACGGGCAAGGCCCGGTTCGAGAATGTCGGACGGCGCATGTGGCCGGGCGAGCTGGTGTTCCTCACCATCGAGCTCGACGTGCAGCGCGGCGTCGTCGGAGTTCCGACGGACGCGGTGCTCACGGGCCAACAAGGCGCGTACGTGTATGTCGTGGACAACACGGGAAGGGCGACGACGCGCAACGTCGCGCCGGGTGTGCAGGTGAACGATCTCACCGTCGTGCGAAGCGGTTTGCAGGCCGGGGAGCGCGTCGTGATCGACGGCCAGTCGCGACTCAATCCCGGCAGCAAGGTGGCGATAATCAACACGAACGGCGACACGTCGCGCGCCGGCGGACTCGAAACCACCTCTGGCACCGCGGCGGGCGAGCTTTCGAATCCCAACTATACGACAGCCGGACGAGCGGGCGGTTCAGGCAGCGCGGCGCCTGAGGGCCAAGGACGCGGCACGCCTGGTGGCAGCGCCGCGGACACGCGCGTCGCACCGACGCGCGGCAATGCCGGATCGTTCGTGCAGTCACCGTCGGCGCAAACGACGCCGCAGACGCGAACGATTCAAACGCCCGCGACGACGCCGAGCGTAACGCGCACACCGACGGGCGCGACGACACCCGCGACGATCACACCCGGTTCGACGACACCGGCCGGCGGCCGAGGCGGTACGCCCACAACGCGGACGGCGCCGACGCCGCCAGCGACAGGACGGCCGCCTGGTTCGCCCGGCGCGCCAACCACAGGCCCGGGTCGTCCATGA
- a CDS encoding efflux RND transporter permease subunit yields MTFSELFIRRPVMTLLLMTGIIVFGIASYKRLAISDLPTVDYPTISVNASLPGASPATMAAAIATPLEKQFSSIAGIDNMTSTSSLGSTSITLQFSLDRDIDAAAQDVQAAIAKTLRQLPQGITPPSYSKANPAASPILFFALTSPTLSLTSLDEVGETTIAQRLSMIDGVAAVQVFGSAKYAVRVQLDPTAMAYRKIGIDEVAQAISAQNVSQPTGVLWGKTTAYTLQASGQLEDANAFRALTVSYRNGAAVQLGALGRVVDDVENNRNASWFNGQRSIVLAVQRQPGTNTVAVAQAVNAELDSMRPNLPGGVRIQTLFDRSVGIQNSVSDVKHTLLLTLVLVIAVIFLFLRNVWATLIPSLALPLSVVGTFPVMYLLGYSLDTLSLMALTLAVGFVVDDAIVMLENIVRHLEMGKAPIQAAIDGAAEVGFTILSMTISLVAVFIPLLFLGGVIGRLFREFAVVIATSILVSGVVSLTFTPMLSSRLLRAEGNKAHGRFYNVTERAWDWTLDKYKTTLDWTMAHRALSMIFSLLVLVGTVVLFKIIPSGFIPDQDTGQINISTQAAQGTSFEDMVRRQQQIAAIVQRDTNVNSLMSSVGGGGGSSASNTGRLSVTLKPLGKRLAAQDVVNELRGKLARIPGIQAFPSLPPAIQIGGRSARAAYQFTMQSSDVDALYTGAMKLQSAAQQSNLLQDVNSDMQNSNPQINVQIDRTRAAAFGVTADQIESSLYDAYGSRQAGLIYTPANEYSVILELEPQYQQDLSALNLLFIRAQSGTLVPLRAVASLTRTVGPVSINHSGQMPSVTISFNLAPGVSLGAATSELEQLAARDLPNGITTAFSGTAQVFQQTQAGLLVLIVLAVFVIYMVLGVLYESFIHPITILSGLPFAAFGALLALWICHVELSVFAFVGIILLIGIVKKNAIMMVDFAVETERTEHKPPGESIVHAAHIRFRPIMMTTVAALVGTLPVALATGMGSESRRPLGIAVVGGLAFSQLVTLYITPVVYTYLDPLNRRLERKLARDKKKQAGAAGPAVVDAVG; encoded by the coding sequence ATGACGTTCTCCGAGCTGTTCATTCGCCGTCCCGTCATGACGCTGCTGCTCATGACGGGCATCATCGTGTTCGGCATCGCGTCGTACAAGCGATTGGCGATCAGCGACCTGCCGACCGTCGATTATCCGACGATCAGCGTGAACGCGAGCCTGCCGGGCGCGAGCCCGGCGACGATGGCCGCCGCGATCGCGACGCCGCTCGAGAAGCAGTTCTCGTCGATCGCCGGCATCGACAACATGACGTCCACGTCGAGCCTGGGCTCGACGTCGATCACGCTGCAGTTCAGTCTCGACCGCGACATCGACGCGGCCGCGCAGGATGTGCAGGCGGCGATCGCGAAAACGTTGCGGCAGTTGCCGCAGGGGATCACGCCGCCGTCGTACTCGAAGGCGAATCCGGCGGCGTCGCCAATTCTGTTCTTCGCGCTGACGTCGCCAACGCTGTCGCTGACGTCGCTCGATGAAGTGGGCGAGACAACCATAGCCCAGCGCCTATCGATGATCGACGGCGTCGCGGCGGTGCAGGTGTTCGGCTCGGCCAAGTACGCGGTACGCGTGCAGCTCGACCCGACGGCGATGGCGTATCGCAAGATCGGGATCGACGAAGTCGCGCAAGCGATCAGCGCGCAGAACGTGAGCCAGCCGACCGGCGTGCTTTGGGGCAAGACCACCGCGTACACGCTGCAGGCGAGCGGCCAGCTCGAGGACGCGAACGCGTTTCGCGCGTTGACGGTGTCCTATCGCAACGGCGCGGCGGTGCAGCTCGGCGCGTTGGGCCGTGTGGTGGACGACGTCGAGAACAATCGCAACGCGAGCTGGTTCAACGGCCAGCGTTCGATCGTGCTGGCGGTGCAGCGGCAGCCCGGGACGAACACCGTCGCGGTCGCGCAGGCGGTGAACGCGGAGCTCGATTCCATGCGGCCGAATCTGCCGGGCGGCGTGCGTATCCAGACGTTGTTCGACCGTTCGGTCGGCATTCAGAACTCCGTCAGCGACGTGAAGCACACGCTGCTGCTCACGCTCGTGCTCGTGATCGCGGTGATCTTCCTGTTCCTGCGCAACGTCTGGGCGACGTTGATTCCGAGCCTCGCGCTGCCGCTGTCGGTGGTCGGGACGTTTCCGGTCATGTATCTGCTCGGGTACAGTCTCGATACACTCTCGCTCATGGCGCTGACGCTCGCCGTGGGCTTCGTGGTCGACGACGCGATCGTCATGCTCGAGAACATCGTACGCCATCTCGAGATGGGCAAAGCGCCGATTCAAGCCGCGATCGACGGCGCGGCGGAAGTGGGATTCACGATTCTGTCGATGACGATCTCGCTCGTCGCGGTGTTCATTCCCCTGCTCTTCCTGGGCGGCGTCATCGGGCGGCTGTTCCGCGAATTCGCGGTCGTCATCGCCACGTCGATCCTGGTCTCCGGCGTCGTGTCGCTGACGTTCACGCCGATGCTGTCGAGCCGCTTGCTGCGCGCCGAGGGGAACAAGGCGCATGGACGATTCTATAACGTGACCGAGCGGGCGTGGGACTGGACGCTCGACAAGTACAAGACGACGCTCGATTGGACGATGGCGCATCGCGCGCTGTCGATGATCTTTTCGCTGCTCGTGCTCGTGGGCACCGTGGTGTTGTTCAAGATCATTCCGTCGGGATTCATTCCCGATCAGGACACCGGGCAGATCAACATCTCGACGCAGGCTGCGCAGGGTACGTCGTTCGAGGACATGGTGCGACGGCAGCAGCAGATCGCGGCGATCGTGCAGCGCGACACCAATGTCAATTCGCTGATGTCGAGCGTGGGCGGGGGCGGCGGGTCGTCGGCGTCGAATACCGGGCGGTTATCAGTGACGCTCAAGCCGCTCGGCAAACGCCTCGCGGCGCAGGACGTCGTGAACGAGCTGCGCGGCAAGCTGGCACGAATTCCGGGCATCCAGGCATTTCCCTCGCTGCCGCCGGCGATTCAGATCGGCGGCCGGTCGGCGCGCGCCGCCTATCAATTCACGATGCAGAGCTCGGACGTCGATGCGCTCTACACGGGCGCGATGAAGCTCCAGTCCGCGGCGCAGCAGTCGAATCTGCTGCAGGACGTGAACAGCGACATGCAGAACTCGAATCCGCAGATCAACGTGCAGATCGACCGCACGCGCGCCGCGGCGTTCGGCGTGACGGCCGACCAGATCGAGAGCTCGCTGTACGACGCGTATGGCTCGCGCCAGGCGGGATTGATCTACACGCCCGCTAATGAGTATTCTGTAATACTCGAACTGGAACCACAATATCAGCAGGACCTGTCGGCGCTCAACCTGTTGTTCATTCGCGCGCAGAGCGGCACGCTCGTGCCGCTGCGCGCCGTGGCGTCGCTGACCAGAACCGTGGGTCCGGTATCGATCAACCACTCCGGCCAGATGCCGTCGGTGACGATCTCGTTCAACCTCGCGCCCGGCGTCTCGCTCGGCGCGGCGACGTCCGAGCTCGAGCAGCTCGCCGCGCGCGACCTGCCGAACGGCATCACCACCGCGTTCTCCGGTACGGCGCAGGTCTTCCAGCAGACGCAGGCCGGTTTGCTCGTGCTGATCGTCCTGGCGGTCTTCGTGATCTACATGGTGCTGGGCGTGTTGTACGAGAGCTTCATCCATCCGATCACGATTCTCTCGGGTCTTCCCTTCGCCGCGTTCGGCGCGCTCTTGGCGCTGTGGATCTGTCACGTCGAGCTCAGCGTGTTCGCGTTCGTCGGCATCATTCTGTTGATCGGCATCGTGAAGAAGAACGCGATCATGATGGTCGACTTCGCTGTCGAAACCGAGCGGACCGAGCACAAGCCGCCTGGCGAGTCGATCGTGCACGCGGCGCACATTCGGTTCAGGCCGATCATGATGACCACGGTCGCCGCGCTCGTCGGCACGCTGCCGGTCGCGCTCGCCACGGGCATGGGGTCGGAGTCGCGGCGTCCGCTTGGCATCGCCGTGGTTGGCGGGCTCGCGTTCTCGCAGCTCGTGACGCTGTACATCACGCCCGTGGTCTACACGTATCTCGACCCGCTCAATCGGCGGCTCGAGCGGAAGCTGGCGAGAGATAAGAAGAAGCAGGCGGGCGCGGCGGGGCCGGCGGTGGTTGACGCCGTTGGCTAG
- a CDS encoding TolC family protein, with the protein MPHIDGVPGASPDPSTPWTVPAQARTPPPPADPPRAPGATDALRADSAANASARMLSLTDVVDLALRNNPATREAWANARAAADEYGAARGELFPSINANVNAIRTSGSGGTVVSNSGNGGIGGNGGTGIGTDSTGGTRTGTTSGGGGGATRVQLTPSVSLSYLIFDFGGRAGTIEAARQRAISSDLAHNATIQDVVLEAQSTLFSFVATRALRDAQRVAVQEAAADTAASEARLRVGVGTLEEVLQTRTALAQARFQLATLEGQLLSARANLATAMGLQANARFDIPSFTPTDSVSTVAASVDTLVNRAIATRPELAEARADAKVLAAEVRIARSAGYPALTFSSAESFVQPIQGTNLTTSHTTSLVLGLQIPVFNGFSRQYDVRAARELYDAGLARVASTQLQISLQVYTSYAALQTATQRVSAAGDELASAQQSADVALGRYREGVGTIVDVLLARSALVSARADEIQARWEWQTALAQLAHDTGSLDRLGRPNIPLVNGR; encoded by the coding sequence ATGCCGCACATCGACGGCGTCCCTGGCGCCTCACCCGACCCGTCCACGCCGTGGACGGTACCGGCGCAAGCCCGCACGCCGCCGCCGCCCGCAGACCCGCCGCGGGCGCCCGGCGCGACGGACGCGCTGCGCGCCGATTCGGCGGCCAACGCGTCCGCGCGCATGCTGTCGCTCACCGACGTCGTGGATCTCGCGCTGCGGAACAATCCGGCAACGCGCGAAGCGTGGGCGAATGCCCGCGCCGCGGCCGACGAATACGGTGCGGCGCGCGGCGAGTTGTTCCCGAGCATCAACGCCAACGTCAACGCGATTCGCACGTCGGGGAGCGGCGGCACCGTCGTTTCGAATTCCGGAAACGGCGGAATCGGCGGAAACGGCGGGACAGGCATCGGCACGGACTCCACCGGCGGCACGCGAACCGGAACGACATCCGGTGGTGGCGGCGGCGCGACGCGAGTCCAGCTCACGCCGTCCGTGTCGCTCTCATATCTCATCTTTGATTTCGGTGGCCGCGCCGGAACCATCGAAGCCGCACGGCAACGCGCGATCTCGTCGGACCTCGCGCACAACGCGACGATTCAGGACGTCGTGCTGGAGGCGCAATCCACGCTTTTTTCGTTCGTCGCGACGCGCGCGCTGCGCGATGCGCAGCGAGTCGCGGTGCAGGAAGCGGCGGCCGATACCGCTGCCTCGGAAGCGCGACTGCGTGTCGGCGTCGGCACGCTCGAGGAAGTGCTGCAAACACGGACCGCGCTCGCGCAGGCGCGCTTTCAACTGGCGACGCTCGAAGGCCAGCTCCTGTCGGCGCGCGCGAATCTCGCGACGGCGATGGGTCTCCAGGCCAACGCGCGATTCGACATTCCGAGCTTCACGCCGACGGACTCGGTGAGCACGGTCGCCGCGAGCGTCGATACGCTGGTCAATCGCGCGATTGCGACGCGGCCCGAGCTGGCGGAAGCGCGCGCCGACGCCAAGGTGCTCGCGGCGGAGGTTCGGATCGCACGCTCGGCGGGTTATCCCGCGCTGACCTTCAGCTCCGCCGAGAGTTTCGTGCAGCCGATTCAGGGAACGAACCTGACGACCTCGCACACCACGTCGCTCGTGCTCGGCCTGCAGATTCCGGTCTTCAACGGCTTCTCACGGCAATACGACGTGCGCGCCGCGCGCGAGCTGTACGATGCGGGACTCGCGCGCGTCGCGTCGACGCAGCTACAGATCTCATTGCAGGTGTACACGTCGTATGCGGCATTGCAGACCGCGACACAGCGCGTGAGCGCCGCGGGCGACGAGCTCGCGAGCGCGCAGCAATCGGCCGACGTTGCGCTCGGGCGGTATCGCGAGGGCGTGGGCACCATCGTCGACGTGTTGCTCGCGCGCAGTGCGCTGGTGAGTGCACGCGCCGATGAGATCCAGGCGCGATGGGAATGGCAGACTGCGCTCGCGCAGCTGGCGCACGATACGGGATCGCTCGACCGCCTTGGGCGGCCCAACATACCTCTGGTGAATGGCAGATGA
- a CDS encoding PadR family transcriptional regulator, with the protein MAHDQSDVLRGTLDLLILKTLTLEPMHGWGISARIQQFSRGILDVNQGSLYPALQRLEQKGWIVSAWQTTENNRRAKYYALSASGRRAVGTETTNWRRYVEAVELILDIA; encoded by the coding sequence GTGGCACACGACCAGTCCGACGTACTCCGCGGCACCCTCGACCTGCTGATCCTGAAGACGCTCACCCTCGAGCCCATGCACGGCTGGGGCATCAGCGCGCGCATCCAGCAGTTCTCCCGCGGCATTCTCGACGTCAACCAGGGCTCGCTCTACCCGGCGCTCCAGCGGCTCGAGCAGAAAGGGTGGATCGTCAGCGCGTGGCAAACCACCGAAAACAATCGACGCGCGAAGTACTACGCGCTCTCGGCCTCGGGACGACGCGCCGTCGGCACCGAGACCACGAACTGGCGCCGGTACGTCGAAGCCGTCGAGCTCATTCTCGACATCGCGTAG